Proteins from a single region of Weeksella virosa DSM 16922:
- a CDS encoding TPM domain-containing protein codes for MKYLRYGLLFCTVLWFGCRPSIDEKELAYTKIIERNKPKDGFPKPVGYVNDFDSIFSVTEKNKLQDKLQRYDNLTYNRIILVTIPSYYQYSSIDDFAKNLGEQWDMTKKEIDNTIFIIVNLAQKEVKIEVGSTSENFIQDSIKEKITENLLQDALPQNKLYDGFDKAINKLIMARQKSTF; via the coding sequence ATGAAATATTTAAGATACGGTTTATTGTTTTGCACTGTTTTATGGTTTGGATGTCGCCCTTCGATTGATGAAAAAGAGTTGGCATATACCAAAATCATCGAAAGAAATAAACCCAAAGATGGTTTTCCGAAACCGGTTGGTTATGTAAACGATTTTGATTCTATTTTCTCTGTTACCGAAAAAAACAAATTGCAGGATAAACTTCAACGTTACGATAATCTTACCTACAATCGTATTATTTTGGTCACCATACCTAGCTATTATCAATATTCTTCGATAGACGATTTTGCAAAAAACCTTGGCGAACAATGGGATATGACTAAAAAAGAAATTGACAATACTATCTTTATTATTGTGAATCTTGCCCAAAAAGAAGTGAAAATAGAAGTAGGCTCTACAAGTGAAAATTTTATCCAAGACTCGATAAAAGAAAAAATCACAGAAAATCTATTACAAGATGCTCTGCCCCAAAATAAGCTTTACGATGGTTTTGACAAGGCTATAAATAAACTGATTATGGCTCGACAAAAATCAACCTTCTAA
- a CDS encoding phospho-sugar mutase yields MKTSLEKAQQWLTDVYDEKTRQEVKRLIEQDPKEMDDSFYKDLEFGTGGMRGIMGVGTNRLNKYTLGAATQGLANYIKEQFPSEEKSVAIAYDVRHNSDTFARIVADILTANGIKVYLFDNFRPTPELSFAVRHLHCNAGIVLTASHNPPNYNGYKVYWNDGGQIVPPHDKAIIEKVQTVEVGDINFSGNDELLTFIGEEVDRAFIEAAVENVRFNDQGKENIKIVFTTIHGTSIAITPKAFDKAGFKQFHLVEEQKEPNGDFPTVKSPNPEEPEALSMALDLAEKIGADLVIGTDPDADRLGVAIRDLNGKMILLNGNQTNTLLTYYLLEQWQKDGKITGKEFIGSTIVTSDIFFPMAEKFGVDCKVGLTGFKWIADMIRQEEGKQKFIGGGEESFGFMVGDFVRDKDSVTSSLLIAEIAAVEKAKGRSLYQKLIDIYVELGAYQEDLISLVKPGKEGAETIQKMMLTFRENPPKEIAGSAVIKINDYQTSVSRNLITNKEEHLSIPKSNVLIFYTENGSKVACRPSGTEPKIKFYFSVHHPLDSADQYEVVKKDLLAKIKVLKDDFTKL; encoded by the coding sequence ATGAAAACAAGCTTAGAAAAAGCACAGCAATGGTTAACAGACGTGTATGATGAAAAAACACGCCAAGAAGTAAAAAGACTAATCGAACAAGATCCAAAAGAAATGGATGACTCTTTTTACAAGGATTTGGAATTTGGTACTGGAGGAATGCGCGGAATAATGGGTGTAGGAACCAATCGACTCAATAAATACACGTTGGGTGCTGCAACACAAGGTTTGGCAAACTATATCAAAGAACAATTCCCATCCGAAGAAAAATCTGTGGCAATAGCCTATGACGTACGACACAACTCCGATACATTTGCAAGAATCGTAGCCGACATCCTAACCGCAAATGGCATAAAAGTTTATCTGTTCGATAACTTTCGGCCGACTCCAGAATTGTCGTTTGCTGTACGACATTTGCATTGTAATGCAGGGATAGTTCTCACGGCCTCGCATAATCCGCCAAACTACAACGGATACAAGGTGTATTGGAATGATGGTGGACAGATTGTACCACCACATGATAAAGCTATTATAGAAAAGGTACAAACTGTAGAAGTTGGAGATATCAACTTTTCTGGAAATGACGAGCTGTTAACGTTTATCGGAGAAGAAGTTGATCGCGCTTTTATCGAAGCTGCCGTAGAAAATGTACGTTTTAATGATCAAGGAAAAGAAAATATAAAAATTGTTTTCACCACGATTCACGGAACCTCAATTGCCATCACGCCAAAAGCATTTGATAAAGCAGGCTTCAAACAATTTCATTTAGTCGAAGAACAAAAAGAACCGAATGGCGATTTCCCGACCGTGAAGTCTCCCAACCCAGAAGAACCCGAAGCACTCTCTATGGCTCTTGATTTGGCCGAAAAAATCGGGGCAGATTTAGTAATCGGTACCGATCCCGATGCTGATAGATTAGGAGTTGCTATTAGAGATTTAAACGGGAAAATGATCTTACTCAACGGTAATCAGACCAATACATTGCTAACTTATTATTTGCTAGAACAATGGCAAAAAGATGGTAAGATTACTGGAAAAGAATTCATTGGTTCGACGATTGTAACCTCGGATATCTTTTTCCCGATGGCAGAAAAATTCGGAGTAGATTGTAAAGTCGGACTAACGGGCTTTAAATGGATTGCAGACATGATTCGCCAAGAAGAAGGTAAACAGAAATTTATCGGTGGAGGAGAAGAGTCTTTTGGTTTTATGGTAGGGGATTTTGTTCGCGATAAAGACTCGGTAACCTCTTCTTTGTTGATTGCCGAAATTGCTGCTGTAGAAAAAGCTAAAGGTCGATCATTGTATCAAAAACTAATCGACATTTATGTAGAGTTGGGCGCTTATCAAGAAGACTTGATCTCGTTAGTGAAACCCGGTAAAGAAGGGGCAGAAACGATCCAAAAAATGATGCTGACTTTCAGAGAAAATCCGCCCAAAGAAATAGCAGGTTCTGCAGTAATCAAAATTAATGATTATCAAACCTCTGTTTCTCGAAATCTAATCACAAATAAAGAAGAGCATTTGTCAATACCAAAATCTAATGTATTGATATTCTATACCGAAAATGGCAGCAAGGTAGCTTGTCGGCCTTCGGGGACAGAGCCGAAAATTAAGTTCTATTTTTCGGTTCATCATCCGTTAGATTCTGCAGATCAATACGAAGTAGTAAAGAAAGATTTGTTGGCGAAAATAAAAGTTCTAAAAGACGATTTCACCAAGTTGTAA
- a CDS encoding GIN domain-containing protein — MKKIYVLSVASLLFASCQSNIDGEGPSNQKIVSKNVETIQSLEANCNCELTLIPGTENKVEVESHQNILDNFTIEAKGKTLLLSEKIPVDKYNNYQVFVYVTRDFKNLEIKGLTSAKVVGTLNADNLAISLKDQAKLSEIYLITNDFDLKAQNQTQVDLRGTAVNLNLKAYDQANLNLTNFEVNDTKFVVENNAQIIINSRNSLVGDAKGTAVVEYIGNPRKDTKIADQAQVIKK, encoded by the coding sequence ATGAAAAAAATATATGTACTTTCTGTGGCAAGCTTGCTTTTTGCATCATGTCAATCGAATATAGATGGAGAAGGTCCATCCAACCAAAAAATTGTTTCGAAAAATGTAGAAACTATACAGTCACTAGAAGCAAACTGTAATTGCGAATTAACCTTGATACCTGGAACTGAAAATAAAGTAGAGGTAGAAAGTCATCAAAATATTCTCGATAACTTTACCATAGAAGCCAAAGGTAAAACCTTGTTACTCAGTGAGAAAATTCCAGTGGATAAATACAACAATTACCAAGTTTTTGTTTATGTAACTAGGGATTTTAAAAACTTAGAAATAAAAGGTTTAACCAGTGCTAAAGTAGTCGGAACATTGAATGCAGACAATCTGGCAATCTCGTTAAAAGATCAAGCAAAGTTAAGTGAAATCTATCTAATAACGAATGATTTTGATTTGAAAGCACAAAATCAAACTCAAGTAGACCTAAGAGGAACAGCAGTCAATCTGAATTTGAAAGCCTATGATCAGGCAAACCTAAACTTAACAAATTTCGAAGTAAATGATACCAAATTTGTAGTGGAAAATAATGCACAAATCATTATAAACTCTAGAAACTCTTTGGTAGGAGATGCCAAAGGGACCGCTGTTGTAGAATATATAGGAAACCCAAGAAAAGACACCAAAATTGCTGATCAAGCGCAAGTAATAAAAAAATAG
- the nusB gene encoding transcription antitermination factor NusB — protein sequence MLGRRQLREKVMQAIYAYNSQGSDSDVRIIEKNMMKGIDQIYDLYLYLLNTILILKDIALEKIEIGKTKNFPTQEDLHPNMKFVENKVFHILSINNELNDYVSKNKQISWDIYDSYPNNIYKSLIKSDLYVDYMKSEIHSLDEDKAFITQFFVNFIADNEGLHDWFEEQHINWVDDIHIANTMVYNTIQSFTTKSGENIKLFKVYKDEEDQKFAQDLFRLTVKHQSQNKEFIGQMAENWELDRIAAVDLIILEMAITEFKHFPSIPTKVTINEYIELAKNYSTEKSRIFVNGILDKALRKLTDSNQVNKFGRGLFEK from the coding sequence ATGTTGGGAAGAAGACAACTTCGAGAAAAAGTAATGCAAGCAATCTATGCGTACAATAGTCAAGGGTCTGATAGTGATGTTCGTATCATCGAGAAAAATATGATGAAAGGCATCGATCAGATATACGATTTATACCTTTACCTTCTTAATACTATTTTGATACTGAAAGACATTGCACTCGAGAAAATCGAGATAGGTAAAACCAAAAACTTCCCAACACAGGAAGACTTACACCCGAATATGAAGTTTGTCGAAAACAAAGTTTTTCATATTTTATCGATAAATAATGAGTTGAACGACTATGTAAGTAAGAACAAACAAATTAGTTGGGATATTTATGATTCGTACCCCAATAATATTTACAAGTCGTTGATAAAAAGTGATTTGTATGTAGATTATATGAAGAGTGAAATACACTCTTTAGATGAGGACAAAGCATTTATTACACAATTTTTCGTGAATTTTATTGCCGATAACGAAGGTCTGCACGATTGGTTCGAGGAGCAACACATCAATTGGGTAGATGATATTCATATTGCGAATACGATGGTGTATAATACGATACAATCTTTTACAACAAAAAGTGGAGAAAATATCAAGCTTTTCAAAGTGTATAAAGACGAGGAAGATCAAAAGTTTGCACAAGATTTATTTCGATTAACGGTGAAGCATCAATCTCAAAACAAAGAATTCATTGGTCAGATGGCCGAAAACTGGGAGTTGGATAGGATTGCTGCTGTTGATTTGATTATTTTAGAGATGGCAATTACCGAGTTTAAACATTTTCCAAGTATCCCTACCAAAGTTACGATCAATGAATACATCGAATTGGCGAAGAATTATTCAACCGAAAAAAGTAGAATTTTCGTGAATGGAATTTTAGACAAAGCTTTGAGAAAACTAACCGACTCTAATCAGGTAAATAAATTCGGGAGAGGATTATTTGAAAAATAA
- a CDS encoding glycosyltransferase family 2 protein, with amino-acid sequence MKLSIVIPLLNEQDSLEELFSRIKKICQQYDYSFEVIFVDDGSTDDSWQVIEYLSKFNLEIRAIRFRKNYGKSQALSAAFAIAKGEVVITMDADLQDFPEEIPNLYSMLINKNADIVSGWKQKRKDPKLTKNLPSKLFNWVARKTSGVELHDFNCGLKAYKSEVAKNLELYGDMHRYIPVLAKNNGYNVILEKQVRHQARKYGYSKFGASRFVNGFLDLITLSFVSKFGNRPMHIFGLLGTLMFLLGFLFSMYLGFDKLIKVYIREKPARLITDNPFFYISLTTMVLGTQLFLAAFLGELIVRKKTDKTLYSIKDQINVY; translated from the coding sequence ATGAAGCTTTCGATTGTCATTCCGTTGCTCAATGAGCAAGATTCTTTAGAAGAACTATTCAGTCGTATAAAAAAAATATGTCAACAATACGACTACTCATTCGAGGTGATTTTTGTTGATGACGGGAGTACGGATGATTCTTGGCAGGTAATTGAGTATTTATCAAAATTCAACCTAGAAATAAGAGCCATTCGTTTCCGAAAAAATTATGGAAAATCTCAAGCGTTAAGTGCAGCTTTTGCAATAGCAAAAGGCGAAGTTGTCATTACGATGGATGCTGATCTACAAGATTTCCCCGAAGAAATCCCAAATCTTTATTCCATGTTGATTAATAAAAATGCAGACATTGTCTCGGGTTGGAAGCAAAAAAGAAAAGATCCCAAACTAACGAAAAATCTACCCTCGAAGTTATTCAATTGGGTGGCAAGAAAAACCTCTGGAGTCGAGTTACATGACTTCAATTGCGGCCTGAAAGCCTATAAAAGTGAAGTTGCAAAGAACCTTGAACTCTATGGGGATATGCACCGATACATTCCTGTTTTGGCCAAAAATAATGGCTACAATGTAATCTTAGAAAAACAAGTACGGCACCAGGCAAGGAAATACGGTTATTCTAAATTTGGCGCAAGTCGTTTCGTGAATGGCTTTCTAGACTTGATAACATTATCATTTGTTTCGAAATTTGGGAATCGACCAATGCATATTTTCGGCCTTTTGGGTACGTTAATGTTTCTATTAGGATTTTTATTTTCGATGTATTTAGGCTTTGATAAGCTTATAAAAGTTTATATACGAGAAAAACCAGCCCGCTTAATAACCGATAATCCTTTTTTTTATATTTCTTTGACAACGATGGTTTTAGGAACTCAGCTATTTTTGGCAGCGTTTTTGGGAGAACTCATCGTAAGAAAAAAAACAGACAAAACATTGTATTCGATAAAGGATCAAATCAATGTCTATTAA
- a CDS encoding DUF1573 domain-containing protein — protein sequence MKKNRLFLLGALAITTAFTACKKESATDVYTEQEKTEIAENVVDPENAPVLVLSESNFNYGDVKMNESKDHYFVITNEGKSPLVIKDARATCGCTVPEWPKEPIPAGGKDSIKVQFTAGTVLGNTQKKVSLTTNTAQGLEEFTISANVVE from the coding sequence ATGAAAAAAAATAGACTCTTCTTATTGGGTGCTTTAGCTATAACAACAGCTTTTACAGCTTGTAAAAAAGAAAGTGCCACAGATGTGTATACTGAGCAGGAAAAAACAGAAATTGCCGAAAATGTGGTGGATCCAGAAAATGCACCAGTTTTGGTATTGAGCGAATCGAACTTCAATTATGGCGATGTGAAAATGAATGAATCCAAAGATCATTATTTCGTTATCACCAACGAAGGGAAATCTCCACTAGTGATAAAAGACGCGCGTGCAACTTGTGGTTGTACAGTGCCAGAGTGGCCGAAAGAACCTATACCTGCAGGCGGTAAAGATTCGATCAAAGTTCAGTTTACTGCAGGAACTGTTCTAGGAAACACACAGAAAAAAGTAAGTCTTACGACAAATACAGCTCAAGGTTTAGAGGAGTTTACGATTTCTGCAAACGTTGTAGAATAA
- the yidC gene encoding membrane protein insertase YidC, translating into MQKERNFDFNQLIGFVLIAILFGVYFWMTKPSEEELARQKQELLAKEATEKNKGTQKDIAQFPTDSLATQQVVKEENVTFENEHVKIQVNGRGGQIGLVQLKEHLAFDSLKGVDAQPLYLVKDGNSQFNLSFKDINGKTINTKELIFSPKQEQKGSTKVLTMTAQIGAGQLHYIYSFDDKYGLDFQIRSQGLHRVTHDKNIALNWNLDAFSLEKGKDQEHYWSHTYFKLSGKNSVEYELFGADKWEEKESIDWIAFKQQFFASILSFDGGLKNTNGGSINYEIGKSKYNKGFNFSAPIEIKSGEINQHLSWDFVPLDFNNLKKYNDKGFEKIVSYGWGFLGWLNKYFFLFIFQSLAKIVPYGWAIFLMTIVVKLVLSPIMYKQYRQSAMMKVLRPELNELNEKFKDPKDAMKKQQATMEIYRKAGVNPLAGCLPALLQIPIFYALFRFFPNVIDLRGEPFWFAEDLTAFDSVIQIPASIPFLNGHLSIFALLYIVAMMVYFKVSGSMDNFNNMPQQEGMPNMQFMKYMMYIMPIFFFVFLNNYASGLSWYYLVSNVINIFIVLYIKNVMIKEDKIHAMIQENKAKPMKTSKFSQRMQEMMKKAQEMQAEQERMKKNNKR; encoded by the coding sequence ATGCAAAAGGAGAGAAACTTTGACTTTAATCAGCTCATCGGCTTTGTATTAATCGCCATATTATTTGGTGTTTACTTCTGGATGACCAAGCCCTCTGAAGAAGAATTGGCTAGGCAAAAACAGGAGTTACTAGCCAAAGAAGCTACTGAAAAAAACAAGGGAACCCAAAAAGATATTGCTCAATTCCCTACCGACTCCCTCGCTACACAACAAGTGGTAAAGGAGGAGAATGTTACCTTCGAAAATGAGCACGTAAAAATTCAGGTTAACGGTAGAGGTGGACAAATTGGCTTAGTACAATTAAAAGAGCATTTAGCATTCGATTCACTAAAAGGCGTTGATGCACAACCACTCTATTTAGTGAAAGATGGCAATAGCCAGTTTAATTTAAGCTTTAAAGATATCAATGGAAAAACCATTAATACGAAAGAACTAATTTTCAGCCCGAAACAAGAACAAAAAGGGTCGACTAAAGTTCTTACGATGACCGCCCAAATTGGTGCCGGGCAATTGCATTATATCTACTCTTTTGATGATAAATATGGATTAGATTTCCAGATACGGTCACAAGGATTGCACCGAGTAACGCATGACAAAAACATTGCACTTAACTGGAATTTGGATGCATTTAGTTTAGAAAAAGGTAAAGATCAAGAGCATTATTGGTCGCATACATATTTCAAACTCTCGGGTAAAAATAGCGTAGAATATGAACTTTTTGGTGCCGATAAATGGGAAGAAAAAGAAAGTATTGATTGGATTGCCTTTAAGCAACAATTTTTCGCTTCTATTCTATCCTTTGATGGGGGATTGAAAAACACCAATGGTGGTTCGATAAATTACGAAATCGGAAAAAGCAAATACAACAAAGGATTTAATTTTAGCGCACCAATCGAAATAAAATCTGGTGAAATCAATCAACATTTATCATGGGATTTTGTTCCACTAGACTTTAATAATCTGAAAAAATACAATGATAAAGGATTCGAAAAAATTGTATCGTATGGTTGGGGATTCTTAGGATGGTTGAATAAATATTTTTTCTTATTTATATTCCAATCTTTGGCAAAAATTGTTCCATACGGATGGGCAATATTCTTGATGACCATCGTAGTAAAATTAGTTCTATCACCGATTATGTACAAGCAGTACAGACAAAGTGCAATGATGAAAGTTTTGCGTCCTGAACTCAATGAACTCAATGAAAAATTCAAAGATCCGAAAGATGCAATGAAAAAGCAGCAAGCCACCATGGAAATTTATCGCAAAGCAGGGGTTAATCCACTTGCAGGTTGTTTACCAGCTTTATTGCAGATTCCGATTTTCTATGCTTTGTTCCGATTCTTTCCGAACGTAATCGACTTGCGAGGAGAACCTTTTTGGTTTGCTGAAGATTTAACCGCCTTCGATTCGGTTATTCAGATACCAGCAAGTATCCCATTCCTCAACGGACACTTGAGTATTTTTGCTCTTTTATATATCGTTGCGATGATGGTCTATTTCAAAGTATCTGGTTCGATGGATAACTTCAACAATATGCCACAGCAAGAAGGGATGCCCAATATGCAATTCATGAAATACATGATGTATATAATGCCTATTTTCTTCTTCGTATTCTTAAATAATTACGCTTCTGGTCTTTCTTGGTATTATTTGGTATCGAATGTGATTAATATTTTCATTGTTCTTTATATCAAAAACGTAATGATCAAAGAAGATAAAATCCATGCAATGATACAAGAAAACAAAGCTAAACCTATGAAAACAAGCAAGTTTAGCCAACGCATGCAAGAAATGATGAAAAAAGCACAAGAAATGCAAGCCGAACAAGAGCGAATGAAGAAAAACAATAAAAGATAA
- a CDS encoding CTP synthase, which translates to MEKNTPKFIFVTGGVTSSLGKGIVASSLGMLLQARGYRVTIQKLDPYINVDPGTLNPYEHGECYVTEDGAETDLDLGHYERFLNRATSQANSVTTGRVYQTVIEKERRGDYLGKTVQVVPHITNEIKRRIKLLGNTGDYDIIITEIGGTVGDIESLPYIETVRQLIWELGEKNSIVIHLTLVPYLSASGELKTKPTQHSVRTLMESGIRADVLVTRTEHHLPKDVKAKLAQFCNVKKENVIECMDAESIYGVPFLLHEQQFDEVVLKGLDLPYNQQPDFTLWKTFLERSLHPKNEIEIALVGKYVTLHDSYKSITEAFTHAGATLDTKVKVRWVYSGDLTESNVADELKGVHGILIAPGFGDRGINGKIIAANYARRNRIPTLGICLGMQIMAIEFARNVLGYEKADSTEMDTQTPHPVISLMDAQKNVTEKGGTMRLGSWVCELIEGSKAASIYKSQLIKERHRHRYEFNNDFKEEFEQNNFIPTGINPETELVEILELDQHPFYMGVQFHPEYKSTVDSPHPLFIQFIEATLNHSLNEKINAKGEKL; encoded by the coding sequence ATGGAAAAAAATACACCAAAATTTATCTTTGTAACAGGTGGCGTTACCTCTTCCCTAGGGAAAGGAATTGTCGCATCTTCCCTTGGAATGTTGCTACAAGCACGTGGCTATCGTGTAACAATCCAAAAATTAGACCCTTATATTAACGTCGATCCAGGCACACTGAATCCGTACGAGCATGGTGAATGCTATGTAACCGAAGACGGAGCAGAAACCGACCTCGATCTCGGACACTACGAACGTTTTCTCAATCGAGCTACTTCACAAGCCAATAGCGTAACTACTGGTCGTGTGTACCAAACCGTAATAGAAAAAGAACGTCGTGGAGATTATTTAGGTAAAACTGTTCAGGTTGTCCCACATATTACCAATGAAATAAAAAGAAGAATAAAACTTCTTGGCAATACAGGAGATTACGACATCATTATTACCGAAATCGGAGGAACTGTAGGCGACATAGAGTCGTTACCTTATATAGAAACCGTTCGCCAACTGATTTGGGAATTAGGGGAGAAAAATTCTATAGTGATTCACCTCACATTAGTTCCTTATCTATCTGCTTCTGGCGAATTGAAAACCAAACCTACCCAACACTCTGTTCGTACTTTGATGGAAAGTGGCATCCGAGCAGATGTATTGGTTACGCGCACCGAACATCATTTACCAAAAGACGTAAAAGCGAAATTGGCACAATTCTGCAATGTGAAAAAAGAAAATGTAATCGAATGTATGGATGCCGAATCCATCTATGGCGTTCCTTTCTTATTGCATGAGCAACAATTTGACGAAGTCGTTCTCAAAGGACTAGATTTACCTTATAATCAACAACCCGATTTTACACTTTGGAAAACCTTCTTAGAACGCTCACTACACCCAAAAAACGAAATCGAAATTGCTTTGGTAGGAAAATATGTAACCCTCCACGACTCCTACAAATCAATCACAGAAGCTTTTACACATGCTGGTGCAACACTAGACACAAAAGTAAAAGTTCGTTGGGTTTATTCTGGCGATCTTACCGAAAGCAATGTGGCCGATGAACTAAAAGGTGTACACGGCATATTGATTGCTCCTGGTTTTGGGGATCGCGGTATTAATGGCAAAATTATCGCAGCCAATTATGCTCGCCGAAATCGTATCCCAACCTTAGGGATTTGTTTAGGGATGCAGATCATGGCGATAGAATTTGCGCGTAATGTTTTAGGCTATGAAAAAGCAGATTCTACCGAAATGGATACCCAAACACCTCACCCTGTTATCTCTCTTATGGATGCCCAAAAAAATGTTACCGAAAAAGGTGGTACAATGCGTCTAGGAAGTTGGGTATGCGAATTGATCGAAGGTTCTAAAGCTGCCTCTATATACAAAAGCCAATTGATCAAAGAGCGTCATCGTCATCGTTACGAGTTCAATAACGATTTCAAAGAAGAGTTCGAACAAAACAACTTTATCCCAACAGGAATTAATCCTGAAACAGAACTGGTAGAAATATTAGAACTAGACCAACATCCATTTTACATGGGTGTGCAATTTCACCCGGAATACAAAAGTACGGTTGACTCACCTCATCCATTATTTATACAATTTATCGAGGCAACCCTTAATCACTCATTAAACGAAAAAATCAATGCAAAAGGAGAGAAACTTTGA
- a CDS encoding DUF4199 family protein: MNQLSTFIKDAVILVAATLVIFFGYYMIFSTNGSITAKSFYKTSIFLNAFVLVPLYGGYAFYKVFTYSKRKAKTATEIEHLMTFREGLREGFLPLFLGGSVSLIIIFIFMNTSGLWLQDVLKDGFMDTFSDNNEASIKEDIQKLREDESVMGVNLFSFRNFFAFYPLVLLYYIMISAFFAQFLKKRIY; the protein is encoded by the coding sequence ATGAATCAATTGTCAACTTTTATTAAAGATGCCGTGATTTTAGTCGCTGCAACTTTGGTTATTTTTTTCGGATATTATATGATTTTCAGCACGAATGGGTCCATTACTGCAAAATCTTTTTACAAAACCTCTATCTTTCTCAACGCCTTTGTTTTGGTGCCTTTATATGGAGGTTATGCTTTTTACAAGGTCTTTACTTACTCTAAGAGAAAAGCCAAAACCGCTACAGAAATAGAGCATTTAATGACCTTTAGAGAAGGATTGAGAGAAGGGTTTTTACCCTTATTCTTGGGTGGAAGTGTTAGTCTAATAATTATTTTCATTTTTATGAATACATCTGGTCTATGGCTACAAGATGTCCTTAAAGATGGTTTTATGGATACTTTTTCCGATAACAATGAAGCAAGTATCAAAGAAGATATCCAAAAATTACGAGAAGACGAAAGTGTGATGGGCGTTAATTTATTCTCTTTTCGTAACTTCTTTGCCTTCTACCCCTTAGTTTTATTGTATTACATAATGATTTCGGCCTTTTTTGCTCAATTTCTAAAAAAACGTATCTATTAA
- the yajC gene encoding preprotein translocase subunit YajC, producing MTSSIFLQAGAEGGGWGTLLLFGGMFIIMYFFMIRPTMQRQKKEKLFQDEVKVGDQVVTTSGIHGRIGQLSDDHFILETGAGKIKMERTAISKELTTARYKTIEK from the coding sequence ATGACTTCATCAATTTTTTTACAAGCAGGCGCTGAAGGAGGAGGATGGGGAACATTGCTGCTTTTTGGTGGAATGTTCATCATAATGTACTTCTTTATGATTCGTCCGACTATGCAAAGACAAAAAAAAGAAAAACTATTTCAAGACGAGGTAAAAGTCGGTGATCAGGTGGTAACGACCTCTGGGATTCATGGTAGAATAGGACAATTGTCTGATGACCATTTTATCCTAGAAACTGGTGCAGGGAAAATAAAAATGGAGCGTACCGCAATCTCAAAAGAGTTGACAACTGCACGTTACAAAACTATAGAAAAATAA